CCCGAGGTGGCTGTTCGCCGAGAGCCCTCAATAGGTCATCGACCAAGCCATCGGTAGCGGTGAGCGTTGAACTCGCAATCCTTGGTATCAAAACCCTGAGGGTGCTGCCTGCTTGGGTGCGCCAAGTTTGGAGATGAGAGGAAGTGTTCATGGTGAGGAGCGATCGCCCGCGTCTGCTAACGACAGGGTGGCGTAGACTACACCACCATCCTGAAGAGTACTGCAATTTTGGTCATTCAGCATCCGGTCTTGTTGCGCATGTATAGCATGGGTGCGATGACGTTGGGGCTCCAGACATTCCAAGCCTTTGGGCGATCGCCGATACCGTTCAGACGTGAGCCAGCGCAGGGTGAATGACGAGGCTGATGATCGCCGTTGCATTTCTCTATCGAATCCATAGATGAGATAGCCGCATCTTATCTGATGATGTCGTTTAGCAACACTGCTAGGCTTGATGACTACTGGCTTGGGCCTTGCTGAATGCAGATAACTTGGCTATGGCGTCTAGCCTCTATGCCTCCTTTTAAACCAAGAATCCCGAGAGCTTCCAACCCTCGGGATCCTATCGATGGGCAAGCGATCGCCCTTGAACACCTCAACTCTCAGCCTTTAGCCTCCAAGCCAAACGTCTGAGGTACGGGGATCAGTGCTAGAGAAGGCTGCCGACTTCTGCGCCCAACAGTTCAGCGATCGCTTGGCCCTCTGCGGGTGGTTCCGACGGCATCACCTGCCGGGCATCGGTAATCAACCAATCTAGCGCCGCCGCCTGCACATCAATGGATGCACCGGTTTTGTCTACACAATAGCGACCAAACACCAGCTTATCGACCAAGCGCACCCCTGCACCCAGACGCGAATATTCGAAGATAACGCTATTGTCTACCGTTGCACCGCTGCAAATGTAGCAATTTGGGCCAATCATCGACGGGCCAATAATAGTTGCACCATCTTCAATGCGAGACATGCCGCCAATGTAGACCGGCCCTTGGATGTCAACCTTGTCCCAGTTCACATCCACATTCAACCCTACATAGACCCCAGGCTGGACTTCGCGTCCAGGAATCTCGACATTCTTAACCTCGCCGCTCAAGACACCACGAATGGCACGCCAGTAGTCAGGCACCCGACCAATGTCAACCCATTCGAAGTCCATCGCCACGCCAAAGAAGGGCGCATTGTCGGCCACCAAACGCGGGAACAGGTCACCCCCAATATCGAAGGTTTCCCCAGATGGAATGTAGTCAAAAATTTCTGGCTCGAAGATATAAATCCC
The genomic region above belongs to Leptolyngbya sp. CCY15150 and contains:
- a CDS encoding NDP-sugar synthase, which translates into the protein MKAMILAAGKGTRVRPITYTIPKPMIPILQKPVMEFLLELLRQHGFDEIMVNVSHLANEIEGYFRDGQRFGVQIAYSFEGRIVDGELIGEALGSAGGMRRIQDFSPFFDGTFVVLCGDALIDLDLTEAVRVHREKGAIATVVMKSVPLDEVSSYGVVVTDDEGRIKSFQEKPSVDEALSTDINTGIYIFEPEIFDYIPSGETFDIGGDLFPRLVADNAPFFGVAMDFEWVDIGRVPDYWRAIRGVLSGEVKNVEIPGREVQPGVYVGLNVDVNWDKVDIQGPVYIGGMSRIEDGATIIGPSMIGPNCYICSGATVDNSVIFEYSRLGAGVRLVDKLVFGRYCVDKTGASIDVQAAALDWLITDARQVMPSEPPAEGQAIAELLGAEVGSLL